ACGGCGAGCAGGAGGAGGGCCGCCGCGATGGCGAGGCTCATCAGCAGCCCCATGGCCCCGGACAGCCCGTCCGGGGTACGGGCGAGCGGGGCGACGCCCGCGCCTGCCAGCGCGCAGGCCGCCAGCGCGCACAGCATGGGGTCGAGCCCGGTGAGCAGGCCGACCGCGATCCCGAGCAACGCGACGTGCATCATGGCGAACCGCACCGGCATGATGTCGAGCCCGACGATGACCACCCCGATCACGGGCAGCCCGACCGCGGCCAGCAGCAGCGCGATGCCCGCCCGTTGCACGGGCAGGAGCTGCAGGAGTTCGCCCAGGTCGGCGGTGGCGAGTGTCACCGGACCTCCCGCAGCCGGCCCGCGGCCATCTCCAGCACCCGGTCGCAGCGCTCCGCCAGCGCGCGGTCGTGCGTCACCACGACGAGGGTCACCGGCAGGGAGGTGAGGACGTCCGCCGCTTCCTCCTGGCCGTCGAAGTCGAGCGCGGCGGTGGGCTCGTCGGCCAGGAGCACCTGTGCCCCGGCGGCGACACAGCCGATCGCCCGGGCCAGGTACATGCGCTGCAACTGGCCTCCGGAGAGGGTGTGCAGCGGCCGCCCGGTCAGCGGGCCCACGCCGAGCCGGTCCGCGGCCTCGGCCGCGTCCCCCGGTGCGCCGCTGCTCGCCAGCAGTTCGCCGCCGAGCAGCGGGAAGCGCCCGGCGGCCGGCTTCTGCGGTATCCAGGCGCAGGCCCGGCGCCGCCACGCCCACTCCGCGGCCGAACCGGTGCCGCGTCCGCCGACCGTGATCGAGCCCGACACCTGCCGGTGGAGGCCGAGCACGGCACGCAGCAGCGTGGTCTTGCCCGAACCGTTCGTTCCGGTCAGGGCCACCCGCTCACCGGCCGCGATCTCCAGATCCACCTCGGCGACGGCCTCCACCCGGCCGTGCCGGCAGGCCACCTCGCGCATGTGGACGTCCAGCCCGCCCATCACTCGTCCCTCGATCCTCCGCAGCAGGATGACTCCGCCGCAGTGTCCGCCCCTTACGCCGCAGTAGTCGGACGGCGTGGGCTCCGGGTTCCCGAAGACGGAAAGATCGGACGAGATCGCACGAGAGGGGAAGAGATCGGCGACGGAGGGCGCTTCAGCTGCCGGGCCGCACGACGAAGGCCACGGCCTGGACCGGCCCGCTGTTGCGGAAGTGCAGGACGAAGGGCACGGCATCACCCACGTGCCAGCGGCCCTTGACCGTCATCATCACGTCCAGTGTGCTCGGGGTCATCTGCAGCGTCGAGCCGGCGGGGATCTCCGCCGAGGGGACCATGCTCATGGAATCCGCGCCCGCGGCACTCTCGTGCCGGCTCAGCATCACCGCCTCCACGACGGGGGAGGTCACGGAGACCAACTGGTCGCCGGACCCACCCGTGTTCGTGATCCGGAAGAACGCGGCGGTGCGCTCCTTGTCGGCGTACGGCAGGAAGACCCGTCCTATGCCGACCTCGATGCGGGCCGGAGTGCCCGCCGCTCCCGCCGTGGTCCACGCGGTCAGCCCGACCAGGGCCGTGAGACAGGCGGTCACCGGTGCGAGCACGGAGACCAGCCCCTCGCGGAGCCGGCGGCTGCCGGGCCCCGCCTCGGCCGAAGACGTGGGGAAGAGGGGACCGTTCATCGCTGGAAGTCCTTTCGGCCGGGACGGGTTGTCGCCACGCCGCCGTGGAGCTTCGGCGAGGGCTGCCAGGCCCGCAGGCGCAGGCTGTTGCCGACCACCAGCAGCGAGCTGGCGGACATCGCGGCCGCGGCGACCATCGGGTTGAGCCAGCCGACCGCGGCGAGCGGCACGGTGACCGCGTTGTAGCCGAACGCCCAGACGAGGTTGGCGCGGATCGTCCCCAGGGTGCGACGGGCCAGCCGCACGGCGTCCGCCACCGCCTCGATGTCACCGCGCACCAGCGTCACGTCGGCCGCTCCGATCGCCACGTCCGTACCGCTGCCCATGGCGATGCCGAGATCGGCGCGGGCCAGGGCGGCGGCGTCGTTCACACCGTCGCCGATCAGCGCCACCCGGCGTCCCTCCTCCTTCAGGCGGGTCACCAGTTCGGCCTTCCCCTCCGGAGTGCAGCGGGCATGGACCGCGGAGATGCCGAGCTGCGCGGCGACCGCACGAGCCGTGGCATCCCGGTCACCGGTGGCCAGCACCGGTTCCACTCCCAGTCGGCGCAGCCGGTCCACGGCCCGGTAGCTCCCGGGCCGCAGGACGTCCCCGAGGGCGATCAGGGCCTCGTCGAAGCCGTCCACCCGGACCAGGACGGGCGTGAGTACGGACGCTTCCGCCTCGGCCAGCGCCTGCGCCAGCGACTTCGGCAGGCCGTCGTCGGGGGAGAGCACGTCGACGCGCCGCCCCTCCACGAACCCGGTGACGCCCGCCCCGGCAGTGGCCAGGAAATCCGTGACCGGGGGCAGCGTGCCCCCGGCCAGTGCGCGCTGCGCGTACGCGGCGAGGGCGCGGCCCAGCGGATGCTCCGAGCCTTGTTCCACGGCCCCGGCCAGGCGCAGGACCGTCTCGCGCCCGATGCCGCCGCTGACCGCGGTGACGTGGACGACGCTCATGTGTCCGGTGGTGAGCGTGCCCGTCTTGTCCAGGATCACGGTGTCCACGTGCCGCAGTGCCTCCAGCGCCTGCGGACCGCTGACCAGCACGCCCAGCTGCGCGCCCCGGCCGGTCGCGGCCAGCAGCGCGGTCGGGGTCGCCAGCCCCAGCGCGCACGGACAGGCGACGACCAGGATCGCCACCGCCGCGGTCACGGCCGCCTGCGGATCCGCCCCGGCACCGAGCCAGAAGCCGAGCACCGTGACCGCCAGGGCCAGGATCACCGGCACGAAGACCCCCGCCACGCGGTCGGCCAGCCGCTGGGCCCGCGCCTTGCCCGCCTGGGCATCGGTGACCATGCGGGTGATCCGGGCGAGCTGGGTGTCCGCGCCGACCGCGGTGGCCCGTACGAGGAGCAGTCCGCCGGCGTTGACGGCGGCGCCCACCACCTTGCGGCCGGGCCCCACCTCCACAGGATCGCTCTCACCGGTCACGAGGGACAGGTCCAGGGCGGAGCTGCCGGCGACCACCACACCGTCGGTGGCGACCCGTTCGCCGGGTCGCACGAGGAACTCCTGCCCCACCCGCAGCTGTTCCACCGGGATCCGCCGCTCCGCGCCGTCCTCCCGTACGGTCACGTCCTTGACGGCGAGCCCGGCCAGTGAGCGCAGGGCCGCGCCCGTGCCGCGCCGGGCCCGCGCCTCCAGATGGCGGCCGGCCAGGACGAACAGCGGAACTCCGACGGCGGCTTCCAGGTAGACGTGCGCGACCTCCCCTCCCGCCGAGGGGAGGAATGTGAACGGCATCCGCATGTCCGGATCGCCGGCGCCGCCGAGGAACAGCGCGTACAGGGACCAGGAGAACGAGGCGACGACTCCGAGGGAGACCAGGGTGTCCATGGTGGCCGCCGAATGCCGCAGCCCGCGTATCGCCCGCAGGTGGAAGGGCAGGGCACTCCACACGACGACCGGAGCGGCGAGAGTGAGGCACAGCCACTGCCAGTTGCGGAACTGCAGGGCGGGCACCATCGACAGCACGAGGACCGGGACGCAGAGCAGCACGGTGATCAACAGCCGTTCGCGCTCCAGGCGTTCGCCTTCGCTTTCGCCGTCAGCGGGCGGCTCCCCGGGCGGGGACTCCTCACGCGGTGCGGGCGCCGGGGGCGGCTCGGCGGTGTAACCGGCGCGCTCCACCGCCGCGACCAGGTCCTGGACGGTCACGGCCGGCGGATGGCTCACCCGCGCCTTCCCGGTGGCGAGGTTGACCGTCGCGGTCACCCCGTCGAGCCGGGCCAGCCGCTTCTCCACCCGGTTCACGCAGGCCGCGCACGTCATACCGCCGACGGTCAGATCGGTCGTGGCCAGGGTGGCGCCCACGGCGTCCGCGGTCACCTCCCGCTCCCCGGATGCGTACCGCCCATGCCACCCATACCGCCGCCGGATCCCGCATCGGTGCCGGTCCGGTGCAGGCCGGGAGCGACCGGCCCGGCGGCCGATCCCACCCCGTAGGAGAGGGCGAACACGGCCGCCAGGAGCACGACGAAGCCGGCCAGGGCCGGCGGCGGCGCCCAGCGCGGCCAGGCGGGGTGGTTGCGGGTCTCGGGTTGCCTTCCGGTCATCGGCTCTCCAGATCCTGGGTACGTGTACGGCGCTGCGCCCGTCGCGGTCATCCGTGCGGGAGCCGCCGGAGAGGTAGTCGTGCGTGGTGCGGTGCGAGTTCCCGCCGGCACCCGTTCGCGTCGAACCCCCCCTCTGTCGTCCTCTGTCGTCGTATGACGAGACCGGTGCCGGGATCGTGGCCGACGGGCGGCTGCCCGCGCCCGTGGTGGCGTCGGGCACGGACGAACACGCACGGTTCGGCGGGGTGGTGCCGCAGATCGCCGCCCGCGTCCGCCTCCACGCCTTCCACCCCGTCGTACGGGAGGCCCTGGACCGGGCCGGGCCGCGGATCTCCGACATCGACGCCGTCGCGGTCACCACCGGACCGGGCCTCTCGGGTGCGTTGCGGGTCGGGCCGGCCGATGCCAAGACCCCGGCCTGCGGCCTGCCCTGTCCGGGCGGGCCGGCCATCGACCGGGCCGCCCGCGGCGACAACCGTTGCGCGGTGGCGTTCCCCCGCCCGCTCACGCGTCCCGGAGGCGCCCCGTACGCCCTCTCCTTCCCCGGGCCGAACACCGCCGCCGCGCGCTGGGCCGAGCAGCACCGCACGCGCGGCGAGGAGATCCCGCGGGCCGACGGCGCCGCCTCCCTCCAGGAGGCCGTCGCAGACGTGCTCACCCGCGAGGCCCTGGCCGCCTGCGGGAAGTACGGAGTGCGGACGCTCGTCGCACAACGGGGCGGTGATCGCGGCCGTCGGTGACCTCCTGGTGCGGGCGGGCGGGCGGGCTCGGCTCCGGCGCGGCTCGACGTCTCGATCGCCCCGTCCAAGCCGCTGGAGCTGGAGTACGCGGCCCTGCACCCCGTCGCCCGCACTGCCGCGAGGGTCGCGTGATGGCGTCCGGTCAGTCCCGGCGAACGGCCGGCCCTCCCCCGTCCGGCGCCCCGTCGGCCGGCCCTTCGTAGCCGGGCAGGACGCTGACGAACGGCACCCCGGTGCGCGGATGCTCGATGACCTCGGCCTCGACCTCGTACACCTCGGACAGCAGCGGCGCCGTCAGCACCTCCGCAGGCTCCCCGGTGGCGACGACGCGGCCGCCCGTCATGACACAGATCCGGTCGCAGAACGCCGCGGCGAGGTTCAGGTCGTGCAGCGCGACGACGGCGGTGACGCCGAGCCGCCGCACGAGCCGCAGTGCGTCCAGCTGGTGACGCAGGTCCAAGTGATTGGTCGGTTCGTCCAGCACCATGGTCCCCGTGCGCTGGGCGAGCGCGCGGGCGATCAGGACCCGCTGCTTCTCCCCGCCGGACAGCCGGTCGAACGGCGCGTGCGCGAGGGACTCGACGCGCAGCTCCGCCAGGGACCGGGTGATGATGCCGCGATCGTCCGCGTCATCGCCCGCGAAGGCCCGTTTGTGCGGGGTGCGGCCCATCGCCACCACGTCGTACACGGTCAGTTCGAAGTCCCCGGACGTCTCCTGCAGTACGGCCGCGAGGCGTTGGGCGAGACGTTTGCCCGGCATGCGCCAGACGTCCTCGCCGTCGAGGAGGACCCGGCCCGACGTGGGCCGCACCGCCCGGTAGAAGGTGCGCAGCAGGGTGGACTTGCCGGCGCCGTTGGGGCCGACCAGGCCCACGACCTCGCCGGGCGCCACGTGCAGGGACGCCTGGTGGACCAGCGCCTTGCCGTTCACCAGGACGCTGACGTCCTCGGCGCGGAGGGAACCGGGCTCTCCGGTCGGTCGGTTGGTCACCGGGCAGCCTTCCGTCGCATCAGCCAGAGGAAGAAGGGGCCGCCGACGAGGGCGGTGAGGATGCCCACGGGTACCTCTTCCGGGCTCATGAGCGTGCGCGC
Above is a genomic segment from Streptomyces sp. NBC_01233 containing:
- a CDS encoding ABC transporter ATP-binding protein is translated as MADATEGCPVTNRPTGEPGSLRAEDVSVLVNGKALVHQASLHVAPGEVVGLVGPNGAGKSTLLRTFYRAVRPTSGRVLLDGEDVWRMPGKRLAQRLAAVLQETSGDFELTVYDVVAMGRTPHKRAFAGDDADDRGIITRSLAELRVESLAHAPFDRLSGGEKQRVLIARALAQRTGTMVLDEPTNHLDLRHQLDALRLVRRLGVTAVVALHDLNLAAAFCDRICVMTGGRVVATGEPAEVLTAPLLSEVYEVEAEVIEHPRTGVPFVSVLPGYEGPADGAPDGGGPAVRRD
- a CDS encoding metal ABC transporter ATP-binding protein codes for the protein MGGLDVHMREVACRHGRVEAVAEVDLEIAAGERVALTGTNGSGKTTLLRAVLGLHRQVSGSITVGGRGTGSAAEWAWRRRACAWIPQKPAAGRFPLLGGELLASSGAPGDAAEAADRLGVGPLTGRPLHTLSGGQLQRMYLARAIGCVAAGAQVLLADEPTAALDFDGQEEAADVLTSLPVTLVVVTHDRALAERCDRVLEMAAGRLREVR
- a CDS encoding copper chaperone PCu(A)C, yielding MNGPLFPTSSAEAGPGSRRLREGLVSVLAPVTACLTALVGLTAWTTAGAAGTPARIEVGIGRVFLPYADKERTAAFFRITNTGGSGDQLVSVTSPVVEAVMLSRHESAAGADSMSMVPSAEIPAGSTLQMTPSTLDVMMTVKGRWHVGDAVPFVLHFRNSGPVQAVAFVVRPGS
- a CDS encoding heavy metal translocating P-type ATPase — translated: MTCAACVNRVEKRLARLDGVTATVNLATGKARVSHPPAVTVQDLVAAVERAGYTAEPPPAPAPREESPPGEPPADGESEGERLERERLLITVLLCVPVLVLSMVPALQFRNWQWLCLTLAAPVVVWSALPFHLRAIRGLRHSAATMDTLVSLGVVASFSWSLYALFLGGAGDPDMRMPFTFLPSAGGEVAHVYLEAAVGVPLFVLAGRHLEARARRGTGAALRSLAGLAVKDVTVREDGAERRIPVEQLRVGQEFLVRPGERVATDGVVVAGSSALDLSLVTGESDPVEVGPGRKVVGAAVNAGGLLLVRATAVGADTQLARITRMVTDAQAGKARAQRLADRVAGVFVPVILALAVTVLGFWLGAGADPQAAVTAAVAILVVACPCALGLATPTALLAATGRGAQLGVLVSGPQALEALRHVDTVILDKTGTLTTGHMSVVHVTAVSGGIGRETVLRLAGAVEQGSEHPLGRALAAYAQRALAGGTLPPVTDFLATAGAGVTGFVEGRRVDVLSPDDGLPKSLAQALAEAEASVLTPVLVRVDGFDEALIALGDVLRPGSYRAVDRLRRLGVEPVLATGDRDATARAVAAQLGISAVHARCTPEGKAELVTRLKEEGRRVALIGDGVNDAAALARADLGIAMGSGTDVAIGAADVTLVRGDIEAVADAVRLARRTLGTIRANLVWAFGYNAVTVPLAAVGWLNPMVAAAAMSASSLLVVGNSLRLRAWQPSPKLHGGVATTRPGRKDFQR